TCGTCTATTTGAGTGAGGAACTGTTTCCTGGTGCTGGCATTGAAAATGTTCAACCATTTGCCAGAGTCAGTGAGTGAGCACCCAGCAAGCGTTTTCAAGACATCATTTTCAAGGTGCTGGATGATCGACAGAAGTACCGTATATAGGAAATATTTATACGAGAATACTCTTGATCTTTAACACTGCCATAATATGATCATAATGTGTGGTCAAAAAACCAAGTCATAACCCTTGTCTTATATAGCTCTCTGCTATAAAAGGTTTCTATGATGCTATAAACCCAGGAATGCCCTGGCGGACAGTCAAGAAATGGGATTATAACTGATTTCTCATTTATCAATATCAGTACCGGTACTCTCTTCCGGTCAACATGGATTCTAATGGTCATATGTGGAAATCCTGATTGTACTGCCAAGAATGGAAAAGCCCTCCGAATAAGCCAATCCAGGGTGCTGGAGTTGACATATCCCATGTAGACTAGTTAAAGCCTCAGCGCATATTATAGCTGAACTTTGTCGttgattattaataagtcattgGAAGAAGGGAAGTTTCCAGAAGCGATTAAAACATCTAAACTGGTCCCAATATataaaagaatgaaaaagaTGTAGTAAGCAACTATAGACCTGTAGCTGTACAATCAGTCTattccaaagtttttgaagttgctTATCTGGACAGATTGATTCCATATTTGGAGCAACACCGATTGATAAGTGGTAGACAATTCGGATTCCGTAAGAAAAAAAAGCACAGCAGATGCAATTTTTGCCTTATTAACTGCAGTGTACGATAAAGTAGATTGTACGGACGAGGTGTACACAATATTCTACGATATGACCAAGGCATTCGATTGTGTTAATCACAGAAGGTTGAAGCTAAAACTTGTCAAGTATGGAATCACAGGAAAACCTTGGATTGGATAATCACTTACTTGGAAAACCGACAAAAACTGTCACTGTGAGTCACATGGGAAAGGATAATGTTATTAGACATATAAGATCACAAGTGCAACAGGATGTTAACATAGGAGTGCCGCAAGGCTCAAATATGGGTCCAGTTCTTTTCCTGCTTTTTGTGAATGATCTTCCAACTTCAGTACAAGCGGGGGAGATTTGgatgtttgcagatgatgtgTGTCACCTCTTAGTAGACAGGAATTCTTCTGAAGCAATTAAGAAAACGCAACAAGGTTTGAATGAGATGAGTATATGGTGCACAGAAAATAAGCTGGTACTAAAACAAAAGAAAACGTGTGTGATGCAGTTCATAATGTTAATAAAAGAGACTTTAGTCCACGTTTGCGCATTGGTGATCAACACttgcaattgaatgaaaatgcaaATACTTGGGAGTACACATTGCTGACAATCTACGTTGGGAAGAACACATTAATAATGTCGCTAAGAGATTAAACGTAGTGTGTTGCCTTGCACGTCGCCTGCAGAAAGTAGTGGACACTGAAGTATTGATGAAAGTTTATTATGGCTGCTTCCACAGTGTTTTAACATATGGCATCATATTCTGGGGAAATTGCACAGAAGCAGAAAGAGTATTCTTACTGCAAAAAAGAATAGTCAGAATTATAAGTGGTGCACACTATATTGAACATTGCAAACCAATATTCAGGAAGTTACAAGTGTTAACATTAACGGATGTGTACATACTGGAGTCAGCGACAACAATCCTGAAATATCCTGATCATTTTGAAAGAAACTCCAGCATTCACCACCACAATACTAGGCAGAGAGGGAACGTCCACATAGATAGACAACGGACAACACTAGCCTTGAATAGTACGAGGAATGTAGCCAGCAGGGTGTTTAACAGGCTCCCCTTAGACATAAGGAGGTATAGTGATCCTGCAATCTTCAGAAAATCTTTGAAGACATATCTGCTGGAAAAGAACTAATATTCCATGAAAGAGTTCTGGGAGGACGTCTGACCTCAAGTTGAATCGGACAAACGACAACCACGGCTGCAAAGCTTCCAGTGGGATCATCACAAGTATGCAAGTAAGTAACGACCAAAGTCATAACCCTTGTCTTATATAGCTCTCTGCTATAAAAGGTTTCTATGATGCTATAAACCCAGGAATGCCCTGGCGGACAGTCAAAAAATGGGATTATAACTGATTTCTCATTTATCAATATCAGTACCGGTACTCTCTTCCGGTCAACATGGATTCTAATGGTCATATGTGGAAATCCTGATTGTACTGCCAAGAATGGAAAAGCCCTCCGAATAAGCCAATCCAGGGTCCTGGTCTTCACAAAGGAGTATGGTTAGTAAATAACAACAACTGTTGTTGTTATCAACagtaacattaatttatttgtcCCAACGTATTTATTGTGTGATCTGAAACCCCAAAATTATCTCTcagataataaaaaatttaggcTCTCAATATAATATCTTAGCTACCATCAAAACACCGTTATACAGAGTAGCCCATATTTTCTGTATAATGAGGCACCACCATTTAGCATTACACCGTATAATGCTTCTTATATTTCATGTTAGATTGAGCTGAGTTTTGACAATTAAAAGAAAGTGATCGGTAGATGGTAATGCTCTATGACAACTTTACAAGGCTTAATACAACTCAAGGCTTGACACGCAAGTGCTATAAAATCAAATATTCAGCTACGTTAGTATCAACTATTCGGACAGTACCAATCAATAGCCTACATGAATTATTCACACAAATTATCGTTCAGCTTTAGTATAGGCTACTCCAAAATCAATACAGGCTGAGATATCATCTTAAACAAAGTAAACATACTATTATCCTTTTTTCCTCGGTCGAGTCCGTTTTCTTGATTGTGTTTGATTGATTCAACTTCCCTTTTCATTTCCTTGATGACAGTTGCCAAAGCTTCAGGATGAACACCATTCTCGCATAATCTTACACAGTAAGTTAAAGTTTCAGCATCTAAACCTGTATTCAAAAGATTAGAAATTTCCATTATCGCAGAGAATGTTTCTCGAGCATCATTATTCTTTTTGGCTGATGACTCATTATCACACATTTTGCacacaataaaattaacaaacaATTTCTAAAActgattttcttttaataaatttattcagtttGCACGGAACATATGACATTCATAACCTCGAaatatgtttttgaaaacaaaataatagaataagctTAGATAATGAGTAGATTATTAGAGTACTAGTAATGTATTATACAGTGTATTAAGCTTCAAGGCTTTTCATTCGATATga
The sequence above is drawn from the Nilaparvata lugens isolate BPH chromosome 2, ASM1435652v1, whole genome shotgun sequence genome and encodes:
- the LOC111052705 gene encoding mitotic-spindle organizing protein 1 codes for the protein MCDNESSAKKNNDARETFSAIMEISNLLNTGLDAETLTYCVRLCENGVHPEALATVIKEMKREVESIKHNQENGLDRGKKDNRNM